In Synechococcus sp. Nb3U1, one DNA window encodes the following:
- a CDS encoding CPBP family intramembrane glutamic endopeptidase has product MSHPEVGASTDPSPAWLSLRHGILNLLSLLALLIVGLSLSSSWFQPPPRTQLDLFQTNLSLQASRTLDDPRYQDLARALLGQDVFKLANNRYQQTAENYAERLKRLKRLTQLAPTAVTDAPDPEPTEPPPVDPVLLASMQDLQTELDALWIRSGLLYAYQEDLEAAEQQWQQVLDPERPMELESSQKAMARILQGLWATPRRILPEAEVQIRNHLDGWFEAVALQQLYRLQQRSDSLNALNQQQEKLALSALFRLAIVGGIPVLGALLGLLLLVGWVGWSLWHKQPLLGPAWEVPWPGSGVQAVLTGWFLGFIALNALVPQLYVIILGLQTRQLSPWHQAVALFLTYNSGALLGAGLLYRLLHRYPTSLLRVRLFGTWLLWGLCGYLVALPLVVLAAALSQLLLPQAGGGNPILPLLLDSRGWGARLVFFAVVSLCAPIFEEVLFRGFWLPALSRYLPMWGAVLVSAFTFALAHLNLSDLLPLTMLGIVLGVIYSHSRNLLAPILLHSLWNTGSLITLLVLGGSR; this is encoded by the coding sequence ATGTCTCATCCTGAAGTCGGAGCCTCTACTGACCCATCCCCTGCTTGGCTTTCTCTCCGCCATGGGATCCTCAACTTGCTGAGCCTTTTGGCCCTTTTGATTGTCGGACTTTCGCTATCCAGCAGTTGGTTCCAGCCACCTCCCCGAACGCAGCTGGATTTGTTTCAAACCAACCTGTCTTTGCAGGCTTCCCGAACTTTGGACGATCCCCGCTATCAGGATTTGGCGCGGGCGCTCTTGGGTCAGGATGTGTTCAAACTGGCCAACAATCGCTACCAACAAACTGCCGAGAATTATGCGGAACGTCTGAAACGTCTAAAACGTCTGACTCAGCTGGCTCCCACCGCTGTAACCGATGCACCTGATCCTGAGCCAACGGAACCGCCGCCTGTGGATCCCGTTCTGTTGGCCTCCATGCAGGATCTGCAGACAGAATTGGATGCCCTTTGGATACGCAGTGGATTACTTTATGCCTATCAAGAAGATCTGGAGGCAGCAGAACAGCAGTGGCAACAGGTGCTCGATCCAGAACGACCTATGGAGCTGGAATCCAGCCAAAAGGCGATGGCACGGATTTTGCAGGGACTGTGGGCAACACCCCGGCGGATTTTGCCAGAAGCCGAAGTGCAAATTCGCAATCATCTGGATGGCTGGTTTGAGGCGGTGGCTCTGCAACAGCTTTACCGACTACAACAGCGCAGCGATAGCCTGAATGCTCTCAATCAACAGCAGGAGAAGCTGGCTTTGTCGGCTCTATTCCGACTGGCAATAGTGGGCGGGATCCCGGTTCTGGGGGCGTTGCTGGGTCTGCTGTTACTGGTGGGCTGGGTGGGTTGGAGTCTCTGGCACAAACAACCGCTCCTGGGCCCTGCTTGGGAGGTTCCCTGGCCTGGGAGCGGGGTGCAGGCGGTGCTGACCGGTTGGTTTTTAGGGTTTATTGCCCTCAATGCGTTGGTGCCACAGCTCTATGTGATCATTCTCGGCCTACAGACGCGGCAGCTCAGCCCATGGCACCAGGCGGTGGCTTTGTTTTTGACCTACAATTCCGGGGCCTTATTGGGGGCAGGCTTGCTGTATCGCCTCTTACACCGCTACCCTACTTCCCTGCTGCGGGTGCGGCTATTTGGCACTTGGCTGCTTTGGGGCCTGTGTGGTTACTTGGTGGCTCTGCCCTTGGTGGTGTTGGCGGCGGCTCTCTCGCAACTGCTGTTGCCGCAGGCGGGGGGAGGAAACCCGATTTTGCCCCTGCTGTTGGATAGCCGGGGGTGGGGAGCACGGCTGGTGTTTTTTGCGGTGGTGTCTTTATGTGCCCCAATTTTTGAGGAGGTGCTGTTTCGCGGTTTTTGGCTGCCGGCCCTGAGTCGTTACCTGCCCATGTGGGGAGCGGTGTTAGTCAGCGCCTTTACCTTTGCCCTCGCCCATCTCAATCTTTCGGATCTGCTGCCCCTGACCATGCTGGGGATTGTGCTGGGTGTGATCTACAGCCACAGCCGCAACCTGCTGGCCCCAATTCTGCTGCATAGCCTCTGGAATACGGGATCCCTGATTACCCTGCTGGTGTTGGGGGGATCCCGCTAG
- the trmB gene encoding tRNA (guanosine(46)-N7)-methyltransferase TrmB yields the protein MEPDVGGMGYSSVSQPEDRSSPRPWVGIPLQRSLNHRVRQHVNPLQVQYQQPTPPPHWERVYRRLGQPLHLDIGTGSGRFLLRIAQEQPEWNFLGVEIRQALVERANAWGDKLQLDNLHFLFANINVSLRHLFAPGDLSRVTIQFPDPWFKKRHHKRRVVQPQLVADLAVLLQPGSPVFLQSDIQAVAEEMATRFLEHPQFWNPHAGPLDHNPFGILTQREWHCQQLGLPIYRYWLERR from the coding sequence ATGGAACCGGACGTGGGAGGGATGGGATATTCATCCGTTAGCCAACCAGAAGATCGTTCTTCTCCCCGACCCTGGGTAGGGATCCCGTTGCAGCGGAGCCTCAATCATCGGGTGCGGCAACACGTCAATCCATTGCAGGTGCAATATCAGCAACCCACCCCCCCGCCCCACTGGGAACGGGTGTACCGACGCTTGGGGCAGCCCTTGCATCTGGATATTGGCACGGGTAGCGGACGGTTTTTGCTACGCATCGCCCAAGAGCAGCCAGAGTGGAATTTCTTGGGGGTAGAAATTCGCCAGGCGCTGGTGGAACGAGCCAATGCCTGGGGGGATAAGCTGCAGCTCGACAACCTGCATTTTCTCTTCGCCAACATCAATGTGTCCTTGCGGCACCTGTTTGCCCCAGGGGATCTGAGCCGAGTGACAATCCAGTTTCCGGATCCCTGGTTCAAGAAGCGCCATCACAAACGGCGCGTGGTGCAGCCGCAACTGGTGGCAGACTTGGCTGTGCTGCTCCAGCCGGGTAGCCCGGTATTTCTGCAATCGGATATTCAGGCGGTAGCCGAAGAAATGGCAACGCGGTTTTTGGAACACCCCCAATTTTGGAATCCCCACGCCGGCCCGTTGGATCACAACCCGTTTGGTATTCTCACTCAACGGGAGTGGCACTGCCAACAATTGGGCTTGCCGATCTACCGCTATTGGCTGGAGCGACGATAA
- a CDS encoding L-lactate dehydrogenase, whose product MPVSEAQTLVHPGSARRLLKGSIIGAGQVGMACAYSMVIQNTLDELVISDIARNKAEGEVMDLVHGIPFVEPTRVRAGELADCAGSDVVILTAGAKQRPEETRLDLVQRNVEIFKSLIPAVMEHCPDAILLVVSNPVDIMTYVSWKLSGLPTGQVIGSGTVLDTARFRYLLAERLGVDPRSLHAYIIGEHGDSEVAVWSKVNVAGTPIGDLSPEWDPAHLGDIFEQVRNAAYEIIRRKGATSYAIGLGVTQIVQALLRDQHRVLTVSSLTQGEYGLSDVCLSLPNIIGRRGVERTLAMSLTETERKQLHHSAHILRQIIEDIQW is encoded by the coding sequence ATGCCCGTTTCTGAAGCCCAGACGCTAGTGCATCCGGGAAGTGCTCGCCGCCTCCTCAAGGGATCCATCATTGGGGCCGGACAGGTGGGCATGGCCTGTGCCTACTCGATGGTGATTCAAAACACCTTGGACGAACTGGTGATCAGCGATATTGCCCGTAACAAGGCAGAAGGAGAGGTGATGGATCTCGTACACGGGATCCCTTTCGTGGAGCCGACACGGGTACGGGCGGGCGAACTGGCGGATTGTGCCGGATCGGATGTGGTGATCTTAACGGCAGGGGCTAAGCAGCGGCCTGAGGAAACCCGTCTGGATTTGGTGCAGCGCAACGTCGAGATTTTCAAGAGTTTGATCCCGGCTGTGATGGAGCATTGTCCCGACGCCATTCTGCTGGTAGTGAGTAACCCCGTCGATATCATGACCTACGTCTCCTGGAAACTGTCTGGGTTACCGACTGGGCAAGTCATCGGCTCAGGCACAGTTCTGGATACGGCCCGCTTTCGCTACCTTCTGGCGGAGCGCTTGGGAGTAGATCCGCGCAGCCTACACGCCTACATCATTGGCGAACATGGGGATAGCGAGGTGGCAGTTTGGAGTAAGGTGAACGTAGCTGGCACCCCGATTGGAGACCTCTCGCCGGAATGGGATCCCGCCCATTTGGGGGATATTTTCGAGCAGGTGCGCAATGCCGCCTATGAGATCATCCGTCGCAAAGGGGCTACCAGCTACGCCATTGGGTTGGGGGTAACCCAGATCGTGCAAGCTCTACTGCGGGATCAACACCGTGTTTTGACCGTAAGCAGCCTCACTCAAGGGGAATACGGTCTATCGGATGTGTGCCTCAGTTTGCCCAATATCATCGGGCGGCGCGGGGTAGAACGCACCCTCGCTATGTCCCTGACGGAAACCGAGCGCAAGCAACTACACCACTCCGCCCACATCCTGCGGCAAATCATTGAGGATATTCAGTGGTAG
- a CDS encoding Crp/Fnr family transcriptional regulator, producing MPETMPSHSAASLTIQERQLLEDLYRGRNLTPYTSGQKIPLLSEEWVIVCRGVVQLTTSYPNGSEALLGFAGPSMPLGSPLTLLDPYQATALTAVDVLRLSAAEVEASEALSQGLLKQVMRRLRQTEALLALAGRRRVEDRLRQLLSLLAAELGSPVAGGVRIQVRLTHQDLANAIGTTRVTITRLLNRFRQQGWVTLDKHRHLVIKLADAI from the coding sequence ATGCCTGAAACGATGCCCAGCCATTCTGCCGCCAGTCTGACGATTCAGGAGCGCCAACTGCTGGAAGACCTCTATCGGGGACGCAATCTAACTCCCTACACCTCCGGCCAAAAGATTCCTTTGCTTTCTGAAGAATGGGTGATCGTCTGCCGAGGGGTGGTCCAGCTCACGACCAGCTACCCAAATGGCAGTGAGGCGTTGTTGGGGTTTGCCGGGCCCTCCATGCCCCTGGGATCCCCTCTCACCCTGTTGGATCCCTATCAGGCAACAGCTTTGACGGCTGTGGATGTGTTGCGGCTGTCGGCAGCGGAAGTGGAGGCCTCAGAAGCCCTGAGTCAGGGTTTGCTCAAGCAGGTGATGCGCCGATTGCGACAAACCGAAGCTTTATTGGCTTTGGCAGGACGGCGACGAGTGGAAGATCGATTGCGACAATTGCTCTCTTTGTTAGCGGCGGAACTGGGATCCCCAGTTGCTGGAGGGGTTCGCATCCAGGTGCGCCTCACCCATCAAGATTTGGCCAATGCCATCGGTACTACCCGCGTCACCATTACCCGCCTCTTAAATCGCTTTCGCCAGCAGGGGTGGGTTACGCTGGATAAACACCGCCATCTTGTGATCAAACTTGCGGATGCCATCTGA
- a CDS encoding NAD-dependent epimerase/dehydratase family protein — protein sequence MPSEVPAATPTAWVTGITGYWGRNVALCLLRQGWGVVGLSRCQPKDLQSWAEAQGKSLQWFHFDLADPNWDPLLDFPQAIFHCAARFDQVDQDLALMMQVNVLGPIQLIEQGIQTMSDGGRIGVFLGQNGRIGLPGLGEFSATQAALWTWAEARSRSLAGSRLSLSLVFPPRAPSGLQAQLASQLSRPPQIRQRPTADPLVKGVLAGKRRVGRWPWLAGVATLLW from the coding sequence ATGCCATCTGAGGTTCCTGCCGCAACACCGACAGCTTGGGTCACGGGTATTACCGGCTACTGGGGACGGAATGTCGCCCTTTGTCTGCTGCGGCAAGGGTGGGGGGTGGTGGGTTTGTCGCGGTGCCAGCCCAAGGATCTGCAAAGTTGGGCTGAAGCACAGGGCAAGAGCTTGCAATGGTTCCACTTCGATTTAGCTGACCCCAACTGGGATCCACTCCTGGATTTTCCTCAGGCAATCTTTCACTGTGCTGCTCGGTTTGATCAGGTTGATCAGGATCTGGCCTTAATGATGCAGGTGAATGTCTTGGGGCCGATCCAGCTGATCGAGCAAGGGATCCAGACGATGTCCGACGGGGGTCGCATTGGAGTATTCCTTGGGCAAAATGGCCGCATTGGCCTGCCAGGCTTGGGGGAGTTTAGCGCTACGCAAGCCGCTCTCTGGACATGGGCCGAAGCTCGCTCCAGATCCCTAGCGGGTTCACGCCTGTCCTTGAGCTTGGTGTTTCCGCCGCGTGCCCCTTCCGGGTTGCAAGCTCAGTTGGCCAGTCAACTCAGTCGCCCCCCCCAAATTCGCCAACGCCCGACGGCGGATCCCTTGGTGAAGGGGGTATTGGCAGGAAAGCGTCGGGTAGGGCGTTGGCCCTGGTTGGCGGGGGTTGCTACTTTGCTGTGGTAA
- a CDS encoding creatininase family protein: MHTFVPPHRFFPYLTWTEIQAMPDKENVVIIQPVASIEQHGPHLPLVVDASIGTAIIGRAMEKLDPKIPAYVLPTQCYGKANEHWHFPGTIALTAQTLMAVLTEVAESIYRAGFRKLVFLNSHGGQPQVLEIVARDVHQKYEDFMLFPVAAWRVPHEGRDLFTEKEREFGIHAGDGETSILMHILPETVRTDKLVCEYPHDLPENSLLSMEGAIPFAWVTRDLTQSGVLGDATAATPEKGKLLVESMSDGWVQLIQDLHKFQQPKAWRKSVPSAAPIPSLA, from the coding sequence ATGCACACCTTTGTTCCACCCCACCGTTTCTTCCCATACCTGACTTGGACCGAGATTCAGGCCATGCCCGACAAAGAGAATGTGGTGATCATCCAGCCGGTCGCCTCGATTGAACAGCATGGGCCGCATCTGCCCTTGGTGGTGGATGCTTCGATTGGCACGGCCATCATCGGACGCGCCATGGAAAAATTGGATCCCAAGATTCCGGCTTATGTTTTGCCCACCCAGTGCTATGGCAAGGCCAATGAACACTGGCATTTCCCCGGCACCATCGCCCTTACCGCCCAAACCTTGATGGCGGTGCTAACTGAAGTGGCCGAAAGCATTTACCGAGCTGGGTTTCGTAAGCTGGTCTTCCTCAACTCTCACGGCGGCCAACCGCAGGTGCTGGAGATCGTGGCGCGGGATGTGCACCAGAAGTACGAAGATTTCATGCTCTTCCCGGTAGCGGCTTGGCGTGTCCCCCACGAGGGGCGGGATCTGTTTACGGAGAAAGAACGAGAATTTGGTATTCATGCTGGCGATGGCGAAACCAGCATTCTTATGCATATTCTGCCCGAAACGGTGCGAACCGATAAGCTGGTGTGCGAGTATCCTCACGATCTACCAGAAAATAGTCTGCTCAGCATGGAAGGGGCAATTCCGTTTGCTTGGGTGACCCGCGATCTGACCCAGAGTGGTGTACTTGGAGACGCTACTGCCGCTACGCCGGAAAAAGGCAAGCTCTTGGTGGAGTCGATGTCGGATGGCTGGGTGCAGCTGATCCAGGATCTGCACAAATTCCAACAGCCCAAGGCTTGGCGCAAGTCGGTACCCAGTGCCGCTCCTATCCCCAGCTTGGCCTAG
- the pdhA gene encoding pyruvate dehydrogenase (acetyl-transferring) E1 component subunit alpha — protein MVQELTPPLATARISAEEARILYQDMTLGRLFEDKCAEMYYKGKMFGFVHLYNGQEAVSTGVIKALKSSDYVCSTYRDHVHALSTGIPARAVMAELFGKATGCSKGRGGSMHLFSAEHNFLGGYAFVAEGIPVATGAAFSAKYRGTDQVTACFFGDGACNNGQFYECLNMAALWKLPILYVVENNFWAIGMAHERATSDTDIYRKGPAFGMPGYQIDGMDVLAVREAAQQAIERARAGEGPTLLECITYRFRGHSLADPDELRSPEDKEFWRQRDPIKQLERYALEHQLMSEAEFQTIQAETTALIEDAVAFALESPEPTLDELYRFVFAEDD, from the coding sequence ATGGTTCAGGAACTTACGCCCCCCTTGGCTACGGCCCGCATTTCTGCCGAAGAAGCCCGCATCCTTTACCAAGATATGACGCTTGGTCGTCTGTTCGAGGACAAGTGCGCCGAGATGTACTACAAGGGCAAGATGTTTGGCTTTGTGCATCTCTACAACGGCCAAGAGGCGGTTTCCACCGGGGTAATCAAAGCGCTGAAATCCAGCGACTATGTGTGCAGTACCTATCGGGATCACGTCCATGCCCTCAGCACCGGGATCCCAGCACGGGCGGTAATGGCGGAACTCTTTGGCAAGGCCACCGGCTGCAGTAAGGGGCGAGGGGGCTCGATGCACCTGTTCTCGGCAGAACACAACTTCCTCGGGGGCTATGCTTTCGTTGCCGAAGGGATCCCAGTGGCCACCGGGGCGGCTTTTTCCGCAAAGTATCGGGGTACCGACCAAGTCACCGCCTGTTTCTTCGGGGATGGGGCCTGCAACAACGGCCAGTTTTACGAATGTTTGAATATGGCCGCCCTTTGGAAATTGCCCATTCTGTATGTGGTGGAAAACAATTTCTGGGCGATCGGTATGGCCCACGAGCGCGCCACCTCCGATACTGATATCTATCGCAAAGGCCCGGCCTTTGGCATGCCCGGCTATCAGATCGATGGCATGGATGTGCTGGCGGTACGAGAGGCCGCCCAACAGGCGATTGAGCGGGCACGCGCAGGAGAAGGCCCCACCTTGCTCGAGTGCATTACCTATCGGTTCCGGGGACACTCTTTGGCGGACCCAGACGAGTTGCGCAGCCCCGAGGATAAGGAATTTTGGCGGCAACGGGATCCGATCAAACAGCTGGAGCGCTACGCGCTAGAACACCAACTGATGAGTGAAGCGGAGTTTCAAACCATTCAAGCAGAGACCACGGCATTGATCGAAGATGCCGTTGCCTTTGCCCTGGAAAGCCCGGAACCCACCCTGGATGAGCTGTACCGCTTTGTGTTCGCAGAAGATGATTGA
- a CDS encoding phosphatidate cytidylyltransferase — protein MMGARLVSGAAAMLFALMVTLLGGWYFTAAIGLIIFLAQLEFFRLVQAKGNAPAMRTTMFSSQILVILQQVKPEWTSPAFIVAGSVICFYLLFKPKVATIADIATSILGLFYCALLPSFWIRVRALPLSEGIGEGLQITLLAIGCVIAADVGAYLCGRAFGRTKLSILSPKKTVEGAVAGIAASMSLAVAGADYLGWPWGWISGGVLGFLIGLTSLLGDLTESLMKRDAGVKDSGDLIPGHGGILDRGDSYVFTAPLVFYCMQLLNTYSSG, from the coding sequence ATGATGGGAGCACGTTTGGTCAGCGGTGCTGCAGCAATGTTGTTTGCTCTGATGGTCACCCTGCTGGGGGGTTGGTACTTTACGGCGGCGATTGGGCTGATCATCTTTTTGGCGCAATTGGAGTTTTTCCGGTTGGTGCAGGCCAAAGGCAATGCCCCAGCCATGCGCACCACCATGTTTTCCAGCCAGATTTTGGTGATCTTGCAGCAGGTGAAACCGGAATGGACCAGTCCTGCTTTCATCGTGGCGGGATCTGTGATCTGTTTTTATCTGCTCTTTAAGCCGAAGGTGGCCACTATTGCCGATATTGCCACCTCGATTTTGGGATTGTTTTACTGCGCCTTGCTACCGAGCTTTTGGATTCGGGTCAGGGCTTTGCCCCTGTCGGAGGGGATCGGCGAGGGCTTGCAGATTACCCTGTTGGCGATCGGTTGTGTGATCGCGGCGGATGTGGGGGCCTACCTGTGCGGGCGGGCCTTTGGGCGCACCAAACTCTCCATCCTTAGCCCGAAAAAAACTGTGGAAGGGGCAGTGGCAGGCATTGCCGCCAGTATGTCGCTGGCGGTGGCGGGGGCTGACTACTTAGGCTGGCCGTGGGGATGGATCAGCGGCGGGGTCTTGGGGTTTCTGATCGGGTTAACCAGCTTGCTGGGAGACTTAACAGAATCCCTGATGAAGCGGGATGCCGGGGTCAAAGATTCTGGGGATCTGATCCCAGGCCATGGCGGCATTCTGGATCGGGGGGATAGCTACGTGTTCACCGCCCCGCTGGTGTTCTACTGTATGCAGTTGCTCAACACTTACTCGAGCGGATGA
- a CDS encoding PD-(D/E)XK nuclease family protein, whose amino-acid sequence MSGIPAAPSPVPPRSLEGLDLEQINLSASSLALLEHCPRLFRYVYLEQLIWPSADAFEHELERQHGQQFHRLVELHSQGREVEPRLPSLDEEVQQWWRVFLASPHAHPQGRVFAELPLWQRIEGFKLIARLDQLVIAPASLQIVDWKTERQRPLDSHLRKNWQVRLYPLLLCGVAEQLPLESPFRPEQVQLTLWYAQHPQQPFHLHYSATAYEQDLAHLKATLTHLRQLEAQNFPMTPHTERCGSCLFRSRCYGLLPEGIPAEDLLDWVWPTEEPQQADPQVD is encoded by the coding sequence ATGTCTGGGATCCCTGCTGCCCCGTCGCCCGTTCCTCCCCGCTCTCTAGAGGGGTTAGACCTTGAGCAAATCAACCTGTCTGCCTCTTCCTTGGCGCTCCTGGAACACTGCCCCCGCCTGTTTCGCTACGTGTATCTAGAGCAGTTGATTTGGCCTTCTGCTGACGCTTTTGAACACGAACTGGAGCGGCAACACGGCCAACAGTTTCATCGTTTGGTGGAATTGCACAGTCAGGGGCGAGAGGTGGAGCCGCGTTTGCCCAGCTTGGATGAGGAGGTACAGCAGTGGTGGCGAGTGTTTTTGGCAAGCCCCCATGCTCATCCACAGGGGCGGGTGTTTGCGGAATTGCCCCTGTGGCAACGAATAGAGGGGTTTAAGCTGATCGCCCGTTTGGATCAGTTGGTGATCGCCCCGGCATCTCTCCAGATTGTCGATTGGAAAACCGAGCGCCAACGCCCTCTTGATAGCCACCTACGCAAAAACTGGCAGGTTCGACTTTATCCTTTGTTGCTCTGCGGAGTAGCGGAGCAACTGCCCTTAGAGAGCCCTTTTCGCCCTGAACAGGTACAGCTCACCCTCTGGTATGCCCAGCACCCGCAGCAACCCTTCCACTTGCACTACAGCGCTACCGCCTATGAGCAAGATCTGGCCCATCTGAAAGCCACCCTGACCCACCTGCGGCAATTGGAAGCGCAAAACTTTCCCATGACACCCCACACCGAACGCTGTGGCAGTTGTCTGTTTCGTTCCCGTTGCTATGGGCTGCTGCCAGAAGGGATCCCAGCAGAAGACCTGTTAGATTGGGTTTGGCCGACGGAAGAACCGCAGCAGGCTGATCCACAGGTTGATTGA
- a CDS encoding acetamidase/formamidase family protein, giving the protein MPTYTLNATPSTVHLGGFSSTLSPALRVQSGDVVQVETYSGFAHYGKAPDHFFTPEFIEICKTLPAERRVGPGPHLLTGPIYVEGAEPGDVLEVRLQSITPRLPIGFNAIRPGWGALPGEFDQPRLRFIDLDLERGVAEFPPGSGIRVPICPFFGILGVATDETSRNSVPPGAYGGNIDNRQLQAGSRVFLPVFLPGALFSVGDGHSAQGDGEIDVTAIETSMNGTLQLILRKDLHFQVPMAETPTDFITMGFAEDLDTAFELALKRMIDFLHKFVGIEREEAYVLCSLAIHFHITQVVNSPMKGVHGLLPKKILPQPALL; this is encoded by the coding sequence GTGCCGACCTACACCCTCAATGCCACCCCCAGCACTGTTCATTTGGGCGGGTTTTCCTCAACCCTGTCCCCAGCCTTGCGGGTGCAATCGGGGGATGTGGTACAAGTGGAGACCTACTCGGGGTTCGCCCACTACGGCAAAGCCCCGGATCACTTCTTCACACCGGAGTTCATCGAAATTTGTAAAACCCTACCTGCCGAGCGACGGGTGGGGCCGGGACCACATTTGTTAACCGGGCCGATTTATGTGGAGGGAGCAGAGCCGGGGGATGTCTTGGAGGTACGCTTGCAGTCGATAACCCCCCGGTTACCGATTGGCTTCAATGCCATTCGTCCCGGTTGGGGGGCATTGCCCGGCGAGTTCGACCAACCCCGGCTGCGCTTCATCGATTTGGATCTGGAACGGGGGGTGGCAGAATTTCCCCCTGGCAGCGGCATTCGTGTCCCGATTTGCCCCTTCTTCGGCATTCTGGGGGTAGCCACCGACGAAACCAGCCGCAACTCCGTACCGCCGGGGGCCTATGGCGGCAACATCGACAACCGCCAGCTGCAGGCGGGATCCCGTGTCTTTTTGCCAGTTTTCCTGCCCGGGGCGCTCTTTTCGGTGGGGGATGGCCACTCCGCTCAGGGGGATGGAGAAATTGATGTGACGGCGATCGAGACCTCCATGAATGGCACCCTGCAGTTGATCCTGCGCAAGGATTTGCATTTCCAGGTGCCGATGGCGGAAACCCCTACAGATTTCATCACCATGGGCTTTGCCGAAGATCTGGATACAGCCTTTGAGCTGGCCCTGAAGCGGATGATCGATTTTCTGCACAAGTTTGTCGGCATCGAGCGGGAAGAAGCCTATGTGCTCTGTAGCCTTGCCATCCACTTTCACATTACCCAGGTGGTGAATAGTCCGATGAAGGGAGTACATGGGTTGTTGCCCAAGAAGATTCTGCCCCAACCGGCCTTGCTCTAG
- a CDS encoding ABC transporter ATP-binding protein, which translates to MSSVPTPWDVELKGLYKRFGDFVALDGVDLQIRRGEFFGLLGPSGCGKTTLLRILAGLEMADGGDVRIRGRQVGHLPAHKRNVNTVFQSYALFPFMTVEENVGFGLRMRGLRGETLRKKVAAALELVEIGAFTGRKPHELSGGQQQRVALARALVNEPEVLLLDEPLSALDAKLRKQLQVQLCELQRRLGMTFIFVTHDQEEALVTSDRVAVMRAGRIEQMGLIDEVYERPATAFVADFLGASNLLKGTACGTDCVDTPLGRLKVLGIPASQEPVHLSIRPEKIQLSRKGWDLLPNQVSVRVENLIYTGAENQYLLQTANGQHLKATALNTLNTDNEDFGFEIGESLMAHLPPKSLIRLRQPPAIPNSTEEP; encoded by the coding sequence ATGTCTAGTGTCCCCACCCCTTGGGATGTGGAATTGAAGGGCCTCTACAAGCGCTTTGGGGATTTTGTTGCCCTGGATGGCGTCGATTTGCAAATTCGACGCGGCGAGTTTTTTGGCCTGCTTGGGCCTTCCGGCTGTGGCAAAACAACCCTGCTGCGTATTCTGGCTGGTCTGGAGATGGCCGATGGCGGGGATGTGCGGATTCGGGGCCGTCAAGTCGGGCATTTGCCCGCCCACAAGCGCAACGTCAATACCGTTTTTCAGAGCTATGCCCTGTTCCCCTTCATGACCGTAGAGGAAAATGTCGGATTTGGCCTGCGTATGCGGGGATTGCGAGGAGAGACCCTCCGCAAAAAAGTGGCGGCAGCCCTGGAATTGGTGGAGATTGGGGCGTTTACCGGGCGTAAACCCCACGAGTTGTCCGGTGGGCAGCAGCAGCGGGTGGCTTTGGCCCGTGCCCTGGTGAATGAGCCTGAAGTACTTTTGCTGGATGAGCCGCTGTCGGCTTTGGATGCCAAGTTGCGCAAGCAACTGCAGGTGCAGTTGTGTGAGTTGCAGCGTCGTTTGGGGATGACTTTTATTTTCGTGACTCACGACCAGGAAGAAGCCTTGGTGACCAGCGACCGGGTAGCGGTGATGCGGGCTGGGCGCATTGAGCAAATGGGGTTGATCGATGAAGTTTACGAACGTCCGGCGACGGCGTTTGTGGCGGATTTTTTGGGGGCGAGCAATCTGCTCAAGGGCACCGCCTGTGGCACCGACTGTGTAGATACTCCCCTGGGGAGGCTGAAGGTGTTGGGGATCCCGGCCAGCCAGGAGCCGGTGCACCTTTCGATTCGCCCGGAAAAAATTCAGCTCTCTCGCAAAGGTTGGGATCTGCTGCCCAATCAAGTGTCTGTACGGGTAGAGAACCTGATCTACACCGGGGCGGAGAACCAGTACCTGCTGCAAACCGCCAATGGCCAGCACCTTAAGGCCACTGCTCTCAATACTCTCAATACTGATAACGAAGATTTTGGCTTTGAAATTGGCGAGTCTTTGATGGCCCACCTACCCCCGAAAAGCCTGATTCGCTTGCGGCAGCCCCCTGCTATTCCCAACTCCACGGAGGAGCCTTGA